A window of Flammeovirga kamogawensis genomic DNA:
AAACTTCGTGCTGACTATATTTTAGGAATTGATGGTTTAAGTAATACAATGGTGCTTTTAGCAGCTATTGTGATGGTTATAGGTGCTATATCATCTTTGGAAATTAAAAATAAGAGAAGAGGTTTTTATGCTCTCTATCTTTTATTAAGCGGTACAATCATGGGTTGTTTCTTAGCTTTAGATTTCTTCCTGTTTTATTTATTCTTTGAATTCATGCTATTACCAATGTATTTCTTGATTGGTATTTGGGGTGGGAAGAATAGTGAGTATGCATCAATCAAGTTTTTCATTTATACTTTAGTTGGTTCAATTTTTATTTTAGTGATAATGATTGCACTAGCAGCTTCTGTAATTGATCCTGCAGCAACTGCAGTAGAACTTGGTTTTGCGACAAACATTGATAATGTCTCACTAGATATCATAGAAAAAGTTCACGTCTTATTAGTTTCAGGAGGTATAGATCAATCGAATTTGGTAAGGACATTCACATTATCTCACATGATGGATGCTCAGAACTTTATTCCTAACTCTATCCTTTCTTTGGATTCTGGAGCGGAGTTGTTTGGTACACACGTTAGGTATGTAGCCTTTTTAATGGTCTTCATAGGCTTTGCTATTAAATTACCTGTTGTTCCATTACACACTTGGTTACCTGATGCTCACGTTGAAGCTCCAACTTCAATTTCTGTAGTATTAGCAGGTATCCTTCTTAAAATAGGTGGATATGGAATGCTTCGAATTGCCTATTCAATTTTCCCTGATGGAGCACATCATTTTGCCTGGTGGATTGCCTTTGGTGGAGTAGTATCTATATTATACGGAGCTTTTGTAGCTTTAGGTACACACAATCTTAAAAGAATGATAGCCTATAGTTCTGTATCACATATGGGTTTTGTAATGCTTGGTATAGCATCGTTAACAGCTGAAGGTATTTCAGGAGCAATTTTTCAAATGTTTTCTCATGGTATAATATCAGCTGCCTTATTCTTAATTGCAGGTGTACTTTATTATAGAACAGGTA
This region includes:
- a CDS encoding complex I subunit 4 family protein; this encodes MTQFLLTLLVFIPICGTFIILLLPNSLKPIFGKITIGINSLQLLIAGVLMSGYQGLSESMNGILSLDKYQFIEKYEWIVLNLGTFGKLRADYILGIDGLSNTMVLLAAIVMVIGAISSLEIKNKRRGFYALYLLLSGTIMGCFLALDFFLFYLFFEFMLLPMYFLIGIWGGKNSEYASIKFFIYTLVGSIFILVIMIALAASVIDPAATAVELGFATNIDNVSLDIIEKVHVLLVSGGIDQSNLVRTFTLSHMMDAQNFIPNSILSLDSGAELFGTHVRYVAFLMVFIGFAIKLPVVPLHTWLPDAHVEAPTSISVVLAGILLKIGGYGMLRIAYSIFPDGAHHFAWWIAFGGVVSILYGAFVALGTHNLKRMIAYSSVSHMGFVMLGIASLTAEGISGAIFQMFSHGIISAALFLIAGVLYYRTGNLEIENYSGLSSKMPRYTMLATIAFFASLGLPGFSGFMAELFVFLGAFNSSAVNNLIPRWMTIVATLGLVLSAAYYLWAMQRIFLGKFFLKDESMESKLKDLTAREVIMLAPLAVITFVLGIYPKLLLNLIEGSVTVFVEFANFVGTEYMNTLMGL